TCTATCTTGGCAATATTGAAGTCGGGCGCGCCATCAGATCACGCGAAAATGTCAAACCGCTCTTTGTCTCCCCGGTCACAAGATCGATGTTGAGACGGCAGTCAAGACGGTTATCGACCTCTTGCGTGGATATCGTCTTCCGAGCCATTGCGCTTGGCCCACATCATGGTCAACAAACAGCGTCGCAACTATGACATGAATTTGCCGGGTGGAAATGCACCATCCCGCGGACGCCAGCGTGATGATGACGATGATGATGATCGCGAGTAACCCTATCGAACAATAGTAAACGATTCATTCAGTTACCGCTAATGCACTAAGGGCGACCAACCGGTCGCCCTTAATGTTTGTGATCCGAAATTCGATTTGTTGTTGGTGCTAAGGCAGACACGCGGCACAAGGCACTGGTCCGCCGGAAAAGATGTGACTGATCAGATAGACTACGTCGGAAATCGTCACGCTCGAGTTGCAATCAACATCTGCCGATTCGAGCGGATCCGGCACTGTACCTCCGGAGAAGATGTAATTGATTATCCTCACGACGTCGGAAATATTGACCGACCCGCTGTTGTCTGCATCACCGCAAATATAGTCTGGAGGCGGTGCATCAGTAACGGCGATATGCAGGCTCAACGTGTCTGATTTAGCTGGACTACCCGCGTCCGTCGCAGTTATTGTGAAGTAGTAATCGGCATTAAATGTCGGAACGCCTGTGAGCGTACCTTGGGGGGCTGTTGAATGTCAGACCAAAGGGAAGATCTCCTCCAAGGAAAGCCCAGCTGTAAGACCCAACTCCGCCGATTGCTTCCATTTGGCAGAAGTAACTCTCCATCCGATAGGCTGGCGGCATATTATAGCTTAGAATGTGCACTCTGCCATCGCAGTAGTCGCCGATACCGTCATTATACTCATCTTCCTGAAGCGGATTATAAACATCAGGACAGTTATCGCAGGAACTGCCGACTGCGTCGAGGTCGGGGTCGGCTTGCGAGGCATTCGCGACATAAATGCAGTTATCGACACCATTCAGAACTCCGTCGTTATCAAAGTCACCTGAGTTGGCGCCTTGGACGACTGTCGCCAATGATGCGCGCACCATCCGCGTCATGTACTCGAAATTCATATATGTGGTGCTGTCGCGTGCTGAGTGATAGACGCTTGAGAAGTTGTATTCTATGATGAAGACTGCTGTATACCCGTTCTGCGTAAATGGATAGTGGTCCGATCCGCTCGAGTTGCCGCTAAGATACCCAGTGATACCATAGCTTGCTTGAGCAATACCGTTCCACATGCTGGCGTATGTCGTGTTGGCACCACTATACACTGTCGCCCGATTCGTGTTTGAGATGTTTGCGATCATGTCCATATTGAACATAAACAGAATCTGATCACCGCGAGCTGCCGCAGCATTGGCATAGTGGTACGAGCCGTAGAGTCCCCATTCTTCTGCGTCAAAAGTAATGAACTTGATTGTGACTTCTGTCGGCGTGTCCGGAAAGAGCGCGGGCAATTTCTAACACTCCGGCCGTCCCAGAACCGTTATCATCCGGCAGGCGAGGTTGTTACTCCGTCATAGTGAGCGCCGACAATAATCTCAATCTCCGGATATACTGTTCCAACCTTGGTCGCCACGACATTGTAGCACTGGTTTGTCTTACCGTTAAAATACTGACTCCAGCCATCGAGATAAACCGAATCATATCCGAACGACTCGAACTTAGCCTTGATCCAATCCCTTGCAAGGAAAATACTTGACGAACCGGCAACACGGCGATAATAGGATTGCAGGCGAGCAGTGTATGAATAGAGCGAATCCTGCTGGATTGTGCCTAACAATCTCTCTGGAGTCGACGACTGGTCATGTGCTACGAATTCTTTCAAGCTCGACTCTTCAAAAACTATCCGGAGCGGCTGATGCGGCAAGGCGAGCAATGTCGGTTGATCCTCTCGAGTCGGATCAAATCCACCCGGTACCCGATAGACGCGAATAGCGCCTTCGGAGAAGACACTTGAATATCTCGACTGGTTGTAGTTATCGAGACGAAGGTCAAGTGCAAGCTCGTCGCGGTTGACTGCTGAAGCTACAGTATCGACTTTCAATCCAGATGCCGAAAGTTGTGCGGTGGTTGAAGGCTCTGCAATTAACAGATAGCCGGAATTCGTCTTGAGTACAGCATCGGGGCTGTAACTCCTGAGCAATTGTGCGTCATCCCGGTTGCTGAGCGTGACTTTCACAAGGTCCGAGGCGATTGCTGCAGTTGACAGTAGAAGAGTTAGAATTGTGACAAATTTTAACGTGGTTCTCATGGCAGGTAACTCCAGAGTAAGAGATCTAAAGAAATAGCGTTGATAATATAGTCTTAAATCTAATTTAGTAAAGCCCAAAAGCGGTCAATTATGCGGGGTTGAAATGAGCTGAAAGGAGTCGAGGGAATTTTTCTTACCTAGGACTGCCTACCCGAAACAGTCGGACTTCGTACTCGGTCGATCCGGAGACAATCAAAGAATCAGTATACAGGTGGTAACCCGACTTGTATGCTGAGATTTGATAAACCCCCGCGGAAACCACAGAGAAGCTGAATTGTCCATTTGTTACGGTCGTAAATGAGTAATCACCCAGCTTCACCTCGACCTTCGGAATCGGAAATTCCGTATCCTCGAGCAAGACCCTGCCGGTTACTTGACCAACCTCGCGACTATTGTCGACC
This genomic interval from bacterium contains the following:
- a CDS encoding carboxypeptidase regulatory-like domain-containing protein, which codes for MRNLISVIAIVVAALSCSNAVDNSREVGQVTGRVLLEDTEFPIPKVEVKLGDYSFTTVTNGQFSFSVVSAGVYQISAYKSGYHLYTDSLIVSGSTEYEVRLFRVGSPR
- a CDS encoding dockerin type I repeat-containing protein, whose product is MSLHIAVTDAPPPDYICGDADNSGSVNISDVVRIINYIFSGGTVPDPLESADVDCNSSVTISDVVYLISHIFSGGPVPCAACLP
- a CDS encoding thrombospondin type 3 repeat-containing protein, whose protein sequence is MNFEYMTRMVRASLATVVQGANSGDFDNDGVLNGVDNCIYVANASQADPDLDAVGSSCDNCPDVYNPLQEDEYNDGIGDYCDGRVHILSYNMPPAYRMESYFCQMEAIGGVGSYSWAFLGGDLPFGLTFNSPPRYAHRRSDI